The Pseudomonas sp. FP2309 genome has a window encoding:
- a CDS encoding chemotaxis response regulator protein-glutamate methylesterase translates to MRIAIVNDMPLAVEALRRALSFEPAHQVVWVAGNGLDAVQRCAELTPDLILMDLIMPVMDGVEATRQIMAQTPCAILLVTVDRQANMGRVFEAMGHGALDVVDTPALGVGNPKDAAAPLLRKILNIGWLIGQRGSRVRAETTPARGTGQRQSLVAIGSSAGGPAALEILLKGLPRDFSAAIVLVQHVDQVFAAGMAEWLSSASGLPVRLACEGEPPQSGVVLLAGTNHHIRLLKNGTLAYTAEPVNEIYRPSIDVFFESVASHWSGDAVGVLLTGMGRDGAQGLKLMREQGYLTIAQDQQSCAVYGMPKAAAAIDAAVEIRPLDRIAPRLLEIFAK, encoded by the coding sequence ATGAGAATAGCCATCGTCAATGACATGCCCCTGGCGGTTGAAGCGTTGCGCCGGGCCTTGAGCTTCGAGCCCGCGCACCAAGTGGTGTGGGTGGCCGGCAATGGCCTGGACGCCGTGCAGCGCTGCGCCGAGCTGACTCCGGACCTGATCCTGATGGACTTGATCATGCCGGTGATGGATGGCGTCGAGGCCACGCGGCAGATCATGGCCCAGACGCCATGTGCGATTTTGCTGGTGACGGTCGACCGCCAGGCCAACATGGGCCGGGTGTTCGAAGCCATGGGCCATGGCGCGCTGGACGTGGTGGACACGCCGGCCCTGGGCGTGGGCAACCCCAAGGATGCGGCGGCGCCGTTACTGCGCAAAATCCTCAACATCGGCTGGCTGATCGGCCAGCGCGGCAGTCGCGTACGGGCTGAAACCACGCCTGCACGAGGTACCGGCCAACGCCAAAGCCTGGTGGCTATCGGCTCCTCGGCGGGCGGTCCGGCAGCCCTGGAAATCCTGCTCAAAGGCTTGCCCCGTGACTTTTCTGCCGCCATTGTGCTGGTTCAGCACGTGGACCAGGTGTTCGCCGCCGGCATGGCCGAGTGGCTGAGCAGCGCCTCCGGCCTGCCGGTGCGCCTGGCCTGTGAAGGCGAACCGCCGCAAAGCGGGGTGGTGTTGCTGGCGGGTACCAACCACCATATTCGGTTACTCAAGAACGGTACGCTGGCCTATACCGCTGAGCCGGTGAACGAAATTTACCGGCCTTCAATCGACGTATTTTTCGAAAGCGTGGCCAGCCACTGGAGTGGCGATGCGGTCGGCGTACTGCTGACCGGTATGGGGCGCGATGGGGCTCAAGGCCTCAAGCTGATGCGGGAACAAGGATATTTGACCATCGCCCAGGACCAGCAAAGCTGCGCGGTGTATGGCATGCCCAAAGCGGCGGCGGCAATTGATGCTGCTGTTGAAATTCGCCCACTGGATAGGATTGCGCCCCGATTGCTGGAGATCTTCGCAAAATGA
- a CDS encoding PleD family two-component system response regulator: MNDLQIDDIKTDENAAMVLLVDDQAMIGEAVRRGLAHEENIDFHFCADPHQAIAQAIRIKPTVILQDLVMPGLDGLTLVREYRNHPATQNIPIIVLSTKEDPLIKSAAFSAGANDYLVKLPDNIELVARIRYHSRSYMTLLQRDAAYRALRVSQQQLLDTNLVLQRLMNSDGLTGLSNRRHFDEYLELEWRRAMRDQTQLSLLMIDVDFFKTYNDSFGHVEGDEALRKVATTIREASSRPSDLPARYGGEEFALVLPNTSPGGARLVAEKLRMAVASLKIPHIAPAEGSSLTVSIGLSTMTPVQGTDYRQLILAADKGLYTAKHNGRNQVGIE, encoded by the coding sequence ATGAATGATTTACAGATCGACGACATCAAGACCGACGAAAACGCCGCCATGGTGTTGCTGGTCGACGACCAGGCCATGATCGGCGAAGCCGTGCGGCGTGGCCTGGCCCATGAAGAGAATATCGACTTTCACTTCTGCGCCGATCCGCACCAGGCGATCGCCCAGGCTATCCGCATCAAACCGACGGTCATCCTGCAGGATCTGGTCATGCCCGGCCTGGACGGCCTGACCCTGGTGCGCGAATACCGCAACCACCCGGCCACGCAGAATATCCCGATCATCGTGCTTTCCACCAAGGAAGACCCGTTGATCAAGAGCGCGGCGTTCTCGGCGGGGGCCAACGATTATCTGGTCAAACTGCCGGACAACATCGAACTGGTGGCGCGCATCCGCTATCACTCGCGCTCCTATATGACGCTGTTGCAGCGCGATGCCGCCTACCGTGCCCTGCGGGTCAGCCAGCAACAGTTGCTGGACACCAACCTGGTGCTGCAACGGCTGATGAACTCCGATGGCCTGACCGGGCTGTCCAACCGTCGCCACTTCGACGAATACCTGGAACTGGAATGGCGCCGCGCCATGCGCGACCAGACCCAGCTGTCGTTGCTGATGATCGATGTGGACTTTTTCAAGACCTATAACGACAGCTTCGGTCATGTCGAGGGTGACGAAGCCCTGCGTAAAGTCGCCACCACCATCCGTGAGGCCAGCAGCCGTCCTTCTGACCTGCCGGCGCGTTATGGCGGCGAAGAATTCGCCCTGGTGCTGCCCAACACGTCGCCAGGCGGCGCGCGACTGGTGGCTGAAAAACTGCGCATGGCCGTTGCTTCGCTGAAAATCCCGCATATTGCACCGGCCGAGGGTTCCAGCCTGACCGTCAGTATCGGCCTGTCGACCATGACACCCGTGCAAGGCACCGATTACCGGCAACTGATCCTGGCGGCGGACAAGGGGCTCTATACGGCCAAGCACAATGGACGCAATCAGGTCGGCATCGAGTAA
- the prfB gene encoding peptide chain release factor 2 (programmed frameshift) — protein sequence MEINPILNTIKDLSERSETIRGYLDYDQKHERLTEVNRELEDPSVWNKPEYAQELGRERSALAQIVDTLDELNTGLADCRDLLDMAVEEDDEGAVGDVVAELARLEENLAKLEFRRMFSHEMDPNNAYLDIQAGSGGTEAQDWANILLRMYLRWADKRGFDATIMELSAGEVAGIKGATVHIKGEYAFGWLRTEIGVHRLVRKSPFDSGNRRHTSFCAVFVSPEIDDKVEIEINPADLRIDTYRSSGAGGQHVNTTDSAVRITHVPTNTVVSCQNERSQHANKDTAMKMLRAKLYEQEMQKRNAASQALEDTKSDIGWGHQIRSYVLDASRIKDLRTNIERSDCDKVLDGDIDEYLEASLKSGL from the exons ATGGAAATCAACCCGATCCTTAACACCATCAAGGACCTGTCCGAGCGCTCCGAAACTATTCGGGGGTATCTT GACTACGATCAAAAGCATGAGCGTCTGACCGAAGTCAATCGCGAGCTTGAAGATCCGAGTGTCTGGAACAAACCCGAATATGCCCAGGAACTGGGCCGCGAGCGCTCTGCCCTGGCGCAGATCGTCGACACCCTCGACGAACTGAACACCGGTCTGGCCGATTGCCGTGACCTGCTGGACATGGCCGTCGAAGAAGACGACGAAGGCGCAGTGGGCGATGTCGTCGCCGAGCTGGCCCGTCTCGAGGAAAACCTCGCCAAGCTTGAATTCCGCCGCATGTTCAGTCACGAAATGGACCCGAACAACGCCTACCTGGACATCCAGGCCGGCTCCGGTGGCACCGAAGCCCAGGACTGGGCCAACATCCTGCTGCGCATGTACCTGCGCTGGGCCGACAAACGCGGCTTCGACGCGACCATCATGGAGCTGTCGGCCGGTGAAGTCGCCGGTATCAAAGGCGCAACGGTGCACATCAAGGGTGAATACGCCTTTGGCTGGTTGCGCACCGAGATCGGTGTACACCGCCTGGTGCGCAAAAGCCCGTTCGACTCCGGCAACCGTCGCCACACCTCGTTCTGCGCGGTGTTCGTCTCGCCAGAGATCGACGACAAGGTGGAAATCGAGATCAACCCGGCCGACCTGCGTATCGACACCTACCGCTCCTCCGGTGCCGGTGGTCAGCACGTAAACACCACCGACTCGGCCGTACGTATCACCCACGTACCGACCAACACCGTGGTCAGCTGCCAGAACGAACGTTCCCAGCACGCCAACAAGGACACCGCCATGAAAATGCTGCGGGCCAAGTTGTACGAGCAGGAAATGCAAAAGCGCAACGCCGCTTCCCAGGCGCTGGAAGACACCAAGTCGGATATCGGCTGGGGCCACCAGATCCGCTCTTACGTACTCGATGCGTCGCGGATCAAGGATCTGCGCACTAACATCGAACGCAGCGACTGCGACAAGGTGCTCGACGGTGATATCGACGAGTACCTGGAAGCCAGCTTGAAATCGGGGCTGTAA
- the lysS gene encoding lysine--tRNA ligase, whose protein sequence is MSDQQLDPQALQQEENSLIALRKEKLAAERAKGNAFPNDFRRENYCDALQKQYADKTKEELAEAAIPVKVAGRIMLNRGSFMVIQDMTGRIQVYVNRKTLSEETLAAVKTWDMGDIIAAEGTLARSGKGDLYVEMTSVRLLTKSLRPLPDKHHGLTDTEQRYRQRYVDLIVNEDVRHTFRVRSQVIAHIRSFLMARDFLEVETPMLQTIPGGAAAKPFETHHNALDMEMFLRIAPELYLKRLVVGGFEKVFEINRNFRNEGVSTRHNPEFTMLEFYQAYADYEDNMDLTEELFRELAQLVLGSTDVPYGDKVFHFGEPFVRLSVFDSILKYNPELTADDLNDIDKARAIAKKAGAKVLGFEGLGKLQVMIFEELVEHKLEQPHFITQYPFEVSPLARRNDDNPSVTDRFELFIGGREIANAYSELNDAEDQAERFMAQVADKDAGDDEAMHYDADFVRALEYGMPPTAGEGIGIDRLVMLLTDSPSIRDVILFPHMRPQA, encoded by the coding sequence ATGAGCGACCAACAACTCGACCCGCAAGCCCTGCAACAGGAAGAAAACTCCCTGATCGCCCTGCGCAAGGAAAAGCTTGCTGCCGAGCGCGCCAAGGGCAACGCCTTCCCCAACGACTTCCGTCGCGAGAACTACTGCGATGCCTTGCAGAAGCAGTACGCGGACAAGACCAAGGAAGAGCTGGCAGAGGCTGCGATCCCGGTCAAGGTGGCAGGTCGCATCATGCTTAACCGTGGCTCGTTCATGGTGATCCAGGACATGACCGGTCGCATTCAGGTCTACGTCAACCGTAAAACCCTGTCCGAAGAAACCCTGGCCGCGGTGAAAACCTGGGACATGGGCGACATCATCGCCGCCGAAGGCACCCTGGCCCGTTCCGGCAAGGGCGACCTGTACGTCGAGATGACCAGCGTGCGCCTGCTGACCAAGTCGCTGCGCCCGTTGCCGGACAAGCACCACGGCCTGACCGACACCGAGCAGCGCTACCGCCAGCGCTACGTTGACCTGATCGTCAACGAAGACGTACGCCATACCTTCCGCGTGCGTTCGCAAGTCATTGCCCACATCCGCAGCTTCCTGATGGCGCGTGACTTCCTCGAAGTGGAAACGCCGATGCTGCAAACCATCCCCGGTGGTGCCGCGGCCAAGCCATTCGAAACTCACCACAATGCGCTGGACATGGAAATGTTCCTGCGTATCGCGCCTGAGTTGTACCTCAAGCGCCTGGTGGTCGGCGGCTTCGAGAAGGTGTTCGAGATCAACCGCAACTTCCGTAACGAAGGCGTCTCGACCCGTCACAACCCTGAATTCACCATGTTGGAGTTCTACCAGGCGTACGCCGACTACGAAGACAACATGGACCTCACCGAAGAACTGTTCCGCGAACTGGCGCAACTGGTCCTGGGCAGCACCGACGTGCCGTACGGCGACAAGGTGTTCCACTTCGGCGAACCGTTCGTGCGCCTGTCGGTTTTCGATTCGATCCTCAAGTACAACCCTGAACTGACCGCTGACGACCTCAACGACATCGACAAGGCCCGTGCCATTGCCAAGAAAGCCGGCGCAAAGGTGCTGGGCTTCGAAGGTCTGGGCAAGCTGCAAGTGATGATTTTCGAAGAGTTGGTGGAGCACAAGCTGGAACAGCCGCACTTCATTACCCAGTACCCGTTCGAAGTGTCGCCGCTGGCGCGTCGCAACGACGACAACCCGAGCGTCACCGACCGTTTCGAGCTGTTCATCGGCGGCCGCGAAATCGCCAACGCCTACTCCGAGCTTAACGACGCGGAAGATCAGGCCGAACGCTTCATGGCCCAGGTGGCCGACAAGGACGCCGGCGACGACGAAGCCATGCACTACGATGCCGACTTTGTACGTGCCCTGGAATACGGCATGCCGCCAACCGCGGGTGAAGGCATCGGTATCGACCGTCTGGTGATGTTGCTGACGGATTCGCCGTCGATCCGCGACGTAATCCTGTTCCCGCACATGCGGCCGCAAGCGTAA
- a CDS encoding TetR/AcrR family transcriptional regulator: MNRVMAQEGAAGIAAAVAESVQYQGRKASRRGSEQRRQDILDAAMRIVVRDGVRAVRHRAVAAEAGVPLSATTYYFKDIDDLLTDTFALYVERSAAFMGKLWVRNEGLLREMVAYGDGSAESRSQLADDIARLTVDYVLRQLTHRRDYLMAEMAFRQEALLNPRLAELVRSHQQILLQGTGQFFQVLGSREPQQDAKVLTAIISRMEYQGLLGGAEPLTGDEMLEILKRYMHLVLASV, from the coding sequence GTGAACCGCGTAATGGCTCAAGAAGGCGCCGCCGGCATTGCTGCTGCCGTGGCTGAAAGCGTCCAGTACCAGGGCCGTAAGGCCAGCCGTCGGGGCAGTGAGCAACGCAGGCAGGACATTCTCGATGCGGCCATGCGCATCGTGGTGCGCGACGGCGTGCGAGCCGTGCGCCATCGCGCTGTGGCGGCCGAGGCGGGGGTGCCGTTGTCGGCCACCACTTATTACTTCAAAGACATCGATGACCTGCTCACCGATACCTTCGCCCTATACGTCGAACGCAGCGCCGCGTTCATGGGCAAGTTGTGGGTGCGTAACGAAGGCCTGCTGCGCGAGATGGTTGCCTATGGCGATGGCAGCGCCGAATCGCGCTCGCAATTGGCCGATGACATCGCGCGGCTGACCGTCGACTACGTGCTGCGCCAACTGACCCACCGTCGCGATTACCTGATGGCTGAAATGGCTTTTCGCCAGGAAGCCCTGTTAAACCCGCGCCTGGCGGAACTGGTGCGTTCTCACCAGCAAATCCTGCTGCAGGGCACGGGGCAGTTTTTCCAGGTATTGGGCTCTCGCGAGCCGCAACAGGACGCCAAGGTGTTGACGGCGATTATCAGTCGGATGGAATATCAGGGCCTGTTGGGCGGCGCAGAGCCTCTGACCGGTGACGAGATGCTTGAGATCCTCAAGCGTTACATGCATTTGGTGTTGGCCTCGGTCTGA